In Erigeron canadensis isolate Cc75 chromosome 8, C_canadensis_v1, whole genome shotgun sequence, the DNA window TACTTCGCCATAAGTTAACTATAAACTAACTTTGTTTACGTCAAAGATATAGACAACAAAAGtactaaaacacataaaattgGGATCCCGGGCAACGCCGGGGTATCCCACTAGTTGTTGAATAATTCAAATGGAAAAGTTTCACGCTTAAATAATAAGATGTTTTGAGATTTGACATGGAAAAAATTAATCATCCTAAAATCTGACCATCAAAACCTACACATGTATATTGATTGTATTCCCTTAACTCCATTTTATAATCtcaatcttttaatttttacaattttacacATGTCATGCATGACCCAATagtccaattttttttttattttaagaaaactgATTAAgaagatatatcattttccttttcacatacaaatatatatacatattctgcTTTGAATGTTTTTTTCCAGAGAATGAAATCTTCATTCGATaaacatttaaaatatgtttgaCAAAGTTAGTTGAAGTTAGTTATAATAACAcgtaaattatacatattttacaGGCCGGTGCAGAAGGAAAAAACATCATTTATAGAAAATAAGATGAACCAAACATTAACGAAATCAGACCAGCAAACTTACACGCACCATTAAATTATGTGTACAGtttcttggtttttttaaataacacaGTAGTAATTTGGGATATGAGTACTGATAAGTAGCTGAGGCGGAAGATAATTTTATTGGTCAACTTAATTAGATTAACAAATGATAGTAGAGAGATGCTGGGAGCTAGCTATGAAATTCAAAGATATCCCTAATAGTTAATCAAGACAAATTAAGGATCAGAGAGAAAATAACGagatataaaatcatatatagtgTTTTGACCAACTGATACCTATAAGAAATTAATAGAACTACATTATTGAATTGAATAAAACACTATTTAGAAAAAACGAACGTGAAGTTCCTAGGATCACAATTCATCTaaacatatatagttaaattcAAAGCAAAGTGGTATTAACATATATTCGACACACGTAATTAACCTAGTTAGCTAGCTAGTTTCACATAAATGCAGAGCCAATGAATTCAACCTTAAGTTAATTTGAAGTTTCTAACCCATCGATCTTtacctatatataaacaactcTTTGTATCACCTTACATATATTCAACCCACAATTGCAAATTAATATGACAATATTCTCAACCATTATCTCTTGTTTGCTtcttttgccttttgttttCCAGATTGCCAATGCCGCAGTCTTTGACATTCAAAACAATTGTCCATACACCGTTTGGGCTGGTGCTGTGCCTGGAGGGGGACGGCAGCTTAATTCGGGCCAGTCTTGGTCTTTAAACGTCCCAGCTGGCACCCAAGGAGGCCGTATATGGCCACGAACCAATTGCAACTTTGATGGTTCTGGTCAAGGACGGTGTGAAACCGGTGACTGCAATGGTCTCCTCGAGTGTCAAAACTATGGTACACCACCTAACACCCTAGCCGAGTTTGCCTTGAATCAGTTCAATGATCTTGATTTCATTGACATATCTCTTGTCGACGGATTCAACTTGGCATTGGAATTTAGTCCCACTTCTAGTGGGTGCACTCGGGGCATAGTGTGTAGTGCAGACATCAACGGGCAGTGCCCTAACGAGTTACGGGCTCCTGGTGGGTGCAATAACCCCTGTACCGTGTTCAAGACCGATGAATATTGTTGCACCTCTGGAACTTGCAGCCCAACTAATTATTCAATGTTTTTCAAAGAGCGGTGTCCCGATGCTTATAGCTATCCTAAGGATGATGCCACCAGTACATTTACCTGCCCCGGAGGAACCAACTATAAAGTCGTCTTTTGCCCTTAATCAATCCATCATCCGGCCGACCACTTTCttaattaagaatatatatatatataatatagttgcTCTTAATATATGTACAAGtgtataacaataacaaatgtaTACTGTATAGGATAAGATGATATTCTAATGCAGGGTACGTTCACGATCTTCGGTATGAATGTTACAAAGTTATATCATCATGTAAAAGGTATTATCATTTTCAATCTTATTAATCTCAGAATTATTGGACTATATTATATGTAGTATGTGATATGATTGTTGGTACTGATGTTGAGAATTTTATAAGAGGATCATATATAATGTTAATTACCTTGTTTTCCTTGGCAACTTAATTTCTCCgtttatttgataatatatgtcACCTTTTCGACTTAATACTAATGACttaattagtgtatatatactCAGCTCCTTCCTAAACATGATTAATATCAgtatgatatatcatatatggcCGGATTGATCAGTCGGTATTGAGTGATCAAAACTTGTCGAGTATGAATACAACTATGAatttatatgaaacatatatacatgcatatcgAGATTCTTCAAATCCTAGTAGCAAATGTTAATCTTGACACTGATGATGTTTCATGCCCGTTATGCCACCATAATGCTGAATCTATTGATGAACATCTATACATACTCGCATCGTACTCTCTCCATCCAGCTAGCGTAGATATTACTATATATTAGATATAGTTGGTTTCATATGATTAGATATGCTTATTGCTAAACCAAAGATGTTGGTAGAGTGGATTCATGCTTATCAGTTAATTTCCATCTATAGATTTGAAAGAATTTTGGAAGCTACCCATGTTTTGTGTGATGGCCGGTAATCGCTTTGGGATATGAGCACATATATAAATCAGGTTGTTCACCGGATTAATGTTGATGACGTGTTCCAATCCATTGtttctatttcttaattatTGTGGGATTTTAATAATCATGACATGAAAACTAGTTCTCATGACTTTTATGGGTAATGTATACTTTTTGTAATTGTAATGTTCTTATTAATGTCAATATAGCTAGGCCTCTTGTGGCCGGAAACATATTCAATGGTTAAAAAGAGCGCTATCACTGACTTTTCTTGGTCAGCTACCAGTGTCAAACAAACTAATGCCATGGTTCATGATGCatggtttaaaataaaaagtttcagATGTGGATCAATTCAACTAATGTTAATTTGTTCGGAGACACAGGGCTATATTGACATTAATTGTGTCGATTTGGTCATTATGCAATTGATTAAACTCGCCACGGAGACTTTTTCTCTCATTCTTATTGAACTACACCAACACACGTCAttatatttcaatttcaattcatgGAAATTTACAAGCTAACAAACTCCATGATGATATATACTGGGTTAATTTTGATGGTTCGGTTCAAGTCAGATAGGCTCAGAGATTAGGTCATTAAACAGTCAATGGTTTGGGTTTGAACGACTTTAAATAACATACCGGTTGGTTAAAGGCATGTTCAAAGAAATAATGGTATACGCCTGTTGTTAAGGCAATTTAGTAgttattaattgtttttaaattagttaaattcATAAAAGATTACCTACTTTTTAAAAGTGTTggtaaaaaaattgtattttcattttgaatattaaaagaataaatgtTATCAAAacttaacacaaaaaaaaaagtaaatatcgtttattttttttgtttagtctTTCATTACATGTCAACGTGACCTAATATGTCATAAATAATACATGTGGATTGCTAACTTGACATTACAtgtcatcatcattttcttcaacTTTTCTTCGGTGAAAACTTTGAGAAAACCTGTGACAATCATGTTGTCAAGCTGGAACCGGACCAATTAAGTTcgcactacaaacaatattgtatttgttcacacttttaaatgagtgtaaacaaattaaaaattttgtcacgctttttagtttGTAgcaatatattgaattaaaagtgtgtgaaaatttctccacactaaaaagtgtatagaaataaaagttcacactttttagtgtgaactttcataattattttgtcacactccatttgtccacggtaactaaaaaagttaccatcaacaaatgaggtgtgacaaaataagtatgaaagttcacactaaaaagtgtaaacttttatttatacacactttttagtgtggagaaatttctatACACTTTTAAGAGTatattacacttttcgtccctaaagttggcacgtttttcacttttcgtcccttaagtgaaaaaattacaattttgaccttaaagttggcagatttcttcaatcatcgtccctcgccaaacgtcgttaagttttggccgttaagtcggacacatGCAAAACACGTGaaggactgaaactgcaaaaaaggacaagttcagggacgaaaactgaaatttacttttctgttgtcatcatcttcattttctccggctgacttttgtcggaaaattcgccggaaaacttaaaatgccgatatctcactcgtttcttcgattTAGACCACGAAACAttcaccaaacttctcaaaattaatttctgcacgaatcctaaccaaaagatttcagattcaacacttgccggaaaattcaaaatacccataacatggattttgagcaatCTTTCTGTACGATTTAGCTTGTTCCAAAAATGCAATATTTCTGTTTTCGCAAATAAGTCCATGTTGGATTAGGTGTATGTGTTCCTCACTAAGACACCAATGGTGGGTCTCATTTTTTATTCCATAAGCTCtgcaccataaaaaaaaaagtacaaaatggggagagaccttcatgtgggttcggtttttgtcaatgaggcaaagacataagatcgaaaaattagaaatatatacaaAGAGGGACGAAATGACCAGGAGGCCTGACAAGCCCCTGCAACTCAAATATTTCAGATCAAAAATTCCGATCATCATCACCTGattcttagtttatgtaatagaaGTTCAAAGCAATTTACAGTTTGTCATTTGGTTGCTTATAGCtcttgttttatattttgtatagaaactttaaatccgTTGTTCGTGAAATCCTTAAGTCGAAATCTCATTCTAAAAGTTGTTACAAGTTTACTATTGATATctagtattgtgttaagtttcatagcgattcgttacctttcatttttgccgatttagttagatgttagtttcatcgtaaggttttcgatatagtttactggtcaatcgttaaggttattaagtTATTACAATAGTTAGATTAGTAGATTGAGGTATAAAGAATTCGGGTGTGACAACCGATTCATTGGATCTCGTTTCGGTTATAAGTTATTCGCACTCAAAGTTGTCAGTTCATACAAGTTTCATGCTAGTTTGTTGAGTTTTTTGGTCAACTGGTCTTGGTTACAATTTCATTTACGACgcttttcatttacatttcataaaatatcgacattttaatattttttggttaggattcgtgcggaaattaattttgagaagtttggtggtggttttgtggtctaattcaaagaaacgagtgagatatcggtttttaagttttctggcgaattttccgacgaaagtcagccagagaagatgaagatgatgacaacagaaaattaaatttcagttttcgtccctgaacttgtcattttttgcagtttcattccctcacgtgttttgcacgtgcccgacttaacggctgaaacttaacgacgtttggcgaggggcgatgattgaaaaaattagtcaactttaaggtcaaaattgtaattttttcacttaagagacgaaaagtgaaaaacgtgtcaatttcagggacgaaaagtgtaatttactccacttttaattcaatatatttctacacactaaaaagcatgacaaaatttttaatttgttcgcACTCACTTAAAAGTataaacaaatgcaatattgtttgtagtgtcGGTAGCTTTCAAGCTATATTCAAATTTCAAGTTAGTTACAGTATATGGGTTTCTTGAGCGGGGTCCTACTCTCATTTAGGTCATTAGGTGGTAAGATAAAATCATGAAGTTAACAACCAACAACCTAAAACAAGTAAACAGCCAATAGCCCAATAGTTTGCTTGATAATTAAGGCCCACTTGATATTGAAACTTTCTAGGCCACAGCGGAGACTTTAACCCATTTTTATAAGCCTAAAAGAACCCAACTTCTTTAATTTGACAAAAGAACACTTTAGCACAAATatgaaatatcatatttaaatttaaatgcttattattcttgtttatgtgagtttaacaaaaataaataaatagttgaGACTAAGATATAATGTTACGTCATTTTTCAGGATCTATCAgtattatttgtatttgttttttactaGTTCATGTACATGCAATTTCATTTTTCACCATTTTGTATATCTCCTATAGGATCTTgccaaaaaattaatattataaaaaatttagaattCTTATTATTGCTTTTGTCACAATTAATTCAAATCAAAAGTCTTTTCCAATAACTGTAAATAGGAATTTAGTAGCAAAACTTTCTTCACTCTTTACAATAATTAAGCGATCGtttaaagttattttcttttaaaggaAAAACGGATAAATGGCAAACGCCTCTAACTTTGATGTGCCCACAAGTCctctcaccacatttgcatgtgacaAGATTTGAATACATGACCCCTAGGAATAAACCACAATGTGGAAAGTTCCTAACCACTGGGTTATCACCCCAATGGCCGATCGTTTAAATTTTACTTCATGTAAGAAagaatttttcttttgttttattccTTAACAATAGAATTGTTTAAATCATATTCGTTCATTTGTTTACGACTTTACGGATAAAGATATACTCTCTATATTGTGTACTGCTAGCTAGTCCTCTAAACGAGCATATAGACAATAGACTAGCTTAAATTCGTCCAGTTTTAtttgagagagagagggagagcgCTTCCGCGAGCTCGACTTGACTCGTGAGTATTCTAGCTTGTAGGCTCAATCTTTACTTGTTCGTTAATAGGAGTATatatttccattttttttaaataagataTTCGTTAATTAAGTTTGATCTCGAAAACCTAATCAAATCTGAAATTAATTTGGGCTCGAACTCACTTACTTATCAATCGAGATCCAAATAACTAGACTTGGCTCAAGCCAAGCTTTCATTTCTTTACACCCCAATCGTATTATAGTCTACTCGTTTATTAGTGGtaagaaaagaaattaattacaacaccttaatttaatttgttaccTTATATTATTAAAACACCAAATTAAGATCGAGACTCTTACATCAAGATATATTTACCATCTAGATTAACTTATACATTAATGCATCATGGTgcatttatttcattatttatatatatatatatggatcgagCCACTGCACCTCTTTAATAAACAGATGGTTTTAAGAAGGGCAAAATATAACATCATAGTTGGTTCCGCTCGGACAAGAAAACGTAGCAGTTTTGTCAGCTTTGTAGCTATAAACATCTGGGCAACGTTCCTTGAAAAAGTTTGACAGAGGAGTTGGCTGACAATTTTCTATAAACTGTCCGAGACAACAATCCTTATCACTCTTGGTCACAGTACATGGGTGATTGCACCCACCACGAGTCCGTAACTGGGCAGGACACTCACCATTGATGTTCGCGTTACATTTAATACCTCGGGTACACCCACCGGAATTGGGGCTAAATTGCATTGGCAAATTGAACCCGTCGATAATAGAAATGTCAAAGTAATCATAATCTGCGTATTGCTTAAGAGCAAACTCGGCTACTGTGTTTGGTGTTGCACCAAATGATTTGCATTCAAGGACGCCGTTGCAATCACCAGTCACACAACTACCTCGACCTGACCCGTCAAAGTTGCATTCGGTACGTGGCCATATACGGGCTGTTGTTGTGCCCGGTGCAACTTCTAAAAGCCATGATTGGCCTGGATCAAGGCGTTTGCCTCCACCAGTTGGCACGGCACCAGCCCAAACGGTTTGTCCACAGTTGTTTTTAATGTTGAACAATGTTGCATTGGCTAAGTGAAAAACAAGTGGTGTCAAGAGAAGGAAAGCGGAAATAGTGAAGGATGTCATTGTATGTGGTTTTGGTGTGTTACAAGTGAGATATATCGCTTGGTTTATATAGGACAAAGATCGGTTAGAATTTTGTATATAGGTGAAAAGAAATTAAGGCACCTTCGTCGGCTATTCATGTTTGTCGTGTAATTTGTTTCCAAATTCCAATAGCTAGGTCGTAGTTAGTTAGCATTAATTATATGTGGAATATGTTAGCATTTTCCTTGTACTCCGGTATTTGCATCGTGGAGGCAAAGGCAACCCAATGTCCAAATGAGTGGTGCACAAGGTGATAAGCAAAACATGATGTTTGCACAGAAAAAATTACCGTTACAATTCCAGTACCAGATGGTTTTgttttaaaactaaattattaTCTCGTGTTTACAATATAGTGATTTATTTACCTTAAATAAtgatttatttacaacatagtacaacttttataacataGTATAAAATACATATGTGGTAAAAATACAACTTTTGTGATATCACTTTGTTTCCGTAATAACAAATTAATACAGagtaaaatattatattgatatttacaGAACATAGTTGATTGGTATAGACCCTGAAGtattttttaagataaattaagttaaaaatgaaagtttgactAAAATTTCtatgattattaaaaaattgatcAAACACACTGTAATTTAAACCtaacacaatatgttttttaaaacaaaaaaaaacccatcgggttaagtttcaaatcacaatgtgtttttgatgtGCGTGAAAACCAGTTAAATACACTgtgatttgaaacttaacaaaatgtgtttttagaaaacagattgtgttaagttcagatcacaatgtgttttcgtcagttttctaatttcacgaaaattttagttttcaaatgattacaCTTAATAGCTTTTTAAAATAAGCTTACTCATTGATGCACTTTGATAAAGTTTCTAAAATAAAGGCAAGCTATCTTATTCATACTCTTAAACAACAAGAATATCTAAGACATAACCCAATCAGAAACCGAACCTTTATGCATTGTTATAAATGTGAGAAGTGAAACTTAAATCCTGATGAAAAAATGCaagatatttttcttttgtacaattacaattatccaaaaatatatcatataaagTAAGATATAGGCTTACTTAAAATGCACTTCGAATCGTTTATATCTGCTAGTTTAGTATCCAAcgatcaaagaaaaaaaaaattgttcaacTAATCAACTAAACGAGCAAAAATAATAGATTAAATTCATAAGTTCATTTGTGATTGGTCAAAAATAATAGATTACATGAAAGAAGTAaggaatcaaatattacatcaATGTCACCTTATTTTTAAAACCACTATAACCAGTTAACCACTATAAGTATGCCAATCTTTTGAACTTTTACTTTTTCTCTGAAAAAACACGAGTTTGTGCCCAATGAACAAACTttacattgaaaaatagaaagaaaagaaaaatcacctttagttttttttatagggGCTTACTATTAACACTTCTTTTTGTCTATTGACACCTCTCAGAAGGGGCGAATTTCGCCCCATCTGACCtgacattttttattataatgttGTCAACTTTACGTCACTTCAACCCGATATGTCAGAGCAGAATGGGCAAAATAAGATGAACCAAACATTAACGAAATCAGACCAGCAAACTTACACGCGACATTAAATTATGTGTACAGTTTGTTGGTTTATTAAATAACACAGTAGAAATTTGGGATATGAGTACTGATAAGTAGCTGATCAATATAGGCGGAAGATAATTTTATTGGTCAACTTAATTAGATTAACAAATGATAGTAGAGAGCTGCTGGGAGCTATCTATGAAATTCAAAGATATCCCTAATAGTTAATCAAGACAAATGTGATGACAGTCCGAAACGTCAAAGAGTTCCTGATGGGCAATTTAAACGTGGAGAACAGGGTAGTTCTAGAATGGTGTAAATGGATTCCGAAAAAATGTAACGTGTTCATGTGGAGAGCCGCGTTAGATCGTATCCCTACTATGGCTGCACTCAAGATTAGGAACTGTTTCAATGGGGATCTAACTTGTGTTCTATGTGGAGAAGGGGACGAAAGTATTGAGCATCTCTTCTGTGAATGCGCATTAGCAGCAAGAATGTGGCATGCCATTAGTAGATGGTGTAGATCGACACCATTCTTTATTTTCGGGATAAAAGATTTGCTGATGTATCACGAGCAACCAGGGAGAAGCAAGGAAGAGAAAGAAGTTATAAAAGGAATCGTAATGATAAGTTGCTGGAGCATTTAGAAGACAAGGAACGATATCAAGTTCGATAATGCTAAAAGAAACGACATGAGGACTCTTCAAAACATCAAATCATTAGGATATC includes these proteins:
- the LOC122578778 gene encoding thaumatin-like protein translates to MTIFSTIISCLLLLPFVFQIANAAVFDIQNNCPYTVWAGAVPGGGRQLNSGQSWSLNVPAGTQGGRIWPRTNCNFDGSGQGRCETGDCNGLLECQNYGTPPNTLAEFALNQFNDLDFIDISLVDGFNLALEFSPTSSGCTRGIVCSADINGQCPNELRAPGGCNNPCTVFKTDEYCCTSGTCSPTNYSMFFKERCPDAYSYPKDDATSTFTCPGGTNYKVVFCP
- the LOC122578386 gene encoding protein P21-like; the protein is MTSFTISAFLLLTPLVFHLANATLFNIKNNCGQTVWAGAVPTGGGKRLDPGQSWLLEVAPGTTTARIWPRTECNFDGSGRGSCVTGDCNGVLECKSFGATPNTVAEFALKQYADYDYFDISIIDGFNLPMQFSPNSGGCTRGIKCNANINGECPAQLRTRGGCNHPCTVTKSDKDCCLGQFIENCQPTPLSNFFKERCPDVYSYKADKTATFSCPSGTNYDVIFCPS